The Pseudomonas fluorescens nucleotide sequence CAAGCGCTTTTGGGCAGATATATATACCGCTGTCAAACCGTCACGGGGTGCTCAACTGGTGTTCCACTGAACTACAGGAACACGCTACCCATGGACACCTCTCACCCCAACATAGACTTTATCAAAGCGCGCATTCCGATCTGGATGACGTACCTTTCAAGCGCCGAACTGGGGGAGGTGTTACCTGCCAGTGCAACCGCTTGCGAGCCGCAGTGGCTAAAAAGTGCGCCTCGGCAACAGCGTCTGGACCTGGAAAACAGCCAGGCCCGCAGCCATGCATCGCGCCATGAGGCGGCCAAGGCGTTCTCTGCATTGCAAAGTGCCTATGAATTTTGTAAGCCGCAGATCGAGAACCTGCTGCACAGCCGTGGCGCACAAGTCGACGACATCCTCGTGGGGCAATTCGTGGAACGCATAGCGGGCTTCAATGTTGCCAACTGTTCGCTGTTCGAGGCGGCGATGAAGAACTTCAGCAGCGATGAGCTGGCAGGGCTGGCGGGTGACAAGACCAGCATACTGAGCAAAACCGATAGCAAGCCGGCTTACCCTGATCGCCTGCCTTTGAGCGCGGTTGATTTCGCCACGGCCTGCCGTGAACTCGATCTGGGCAAACGCTACCAGCAACATCTGCTCGAGGTGCTGGACGAAGCACCCAACCAGGAGCAGCAACGCAGCAAGAAAAAATCCGCCTTGCGCGACCTTATGGCGGTGGACGCCAACGTTGCCCGCCTCAAGGGCGATATCGACGAGCAAGGCTATGAAATGCTGACCGCGTTGCTGGCGCAATCAGCCAACACGCCAATCCGTTCGCCAGTAATGGTCAGGCTTGCTGCAGATCATGTGTTCAATAACACGTGGTGCACCCGGCTGGCGCTGTACGGGGTGGCGTTGACTCAGGTGCTGATCCTGGCACCCTCCGTCAGCGGAACCGCCAGTACTGTGCCTTGCGTCGTGTACCTTCCCGGTGACCCCCTGCATCCGCTCAAACAATACGCCTCGTTGCATGATTTTCAGCAAGACCTGGTCACTCGGCTCGCCTCCCGGGATTTTCGCCAGTTCCTCGCGCGCTTTGCCACGATCAAGGAGCGGCCAAGCCTGCTCGATCTGTTAGTAGACGCCGTTAGCCTGCAGCGTAGCCAGAACTGGCAGCAAGTGCAGGTGCGTCGGGAGGTCTTCGATGTGCTTTACAAGGAAAACATCCAGTTCATCAAGGATGAGTCCCGAGCGCTGGTAGTCAGTACTGAGGACAGCGACGATCTTCAACGGGGAGACCTGGACAGCGCCTACAACACCGCACTGGCCGGCTCACTGTTCATGCCCATCATGGGGGTAGGCTTTAATGTTGTGCTGTTGTCGAAATGGCTGTCGCATTTTTTCCATGGCGCCGATCACTGGAACGTGAAGGTGCAGGAAACTGGCCAGGCCTTCCTGCGTGCGGTGCTGCTCAATGCGCGCATTGCCGATGGTGAAGAAGAGGTACCCCTGACACCTGACATGGCCCGCCTGGTCGCCGTGCGCCTGGACGATGGCCGTGAACAATTGTGGTTGCCTGACCTGTTGCCCTACGCCCAGAATGTGTACTGGATGAACAATCTGGCGCCGAACAACCGCAACGGTATCTACGATGCCGAGGGCAGGCAGTGGGTGCGCATCGACGGTGCAATCTATCAGGTGACTAAAGACACCCGGCTGAACAAGTGGCGCATCGTTTCGCCCGTCCATCCAAACCTGTTCCGCCCGGTGCTGGAGCACAATGAACAGGGCGCCTGGCACCATGTGATGGAGCGCCCCGAACAGTGGGAGCGGGCAACGCTGTTGCGCAGACTGGGGTATTTGACCCAGCGCTTCAGTGCCAGGGAGCGGCGCCTGCTCGGTGACATCAGTGCGGTGACGAACGAGGAGTTGCGCACGGTTTACCGTGACGATCAAGCGATACCTGGTGTGCTGCACGAAACCCTGATCCGCCTGAGTGTGGATCGTCAAATATGGGCAATGCTCAGCCGGGTGCGTGAGGGGCAGGTACTGGCACAGGACTATCCGCATGTGGCCAAGGTGCTGGTGCAGTTGCCAAACTGGCCAAAGGGCAAGGAGTTGGTGCTGTATGACAGCGTCGAGTTCTGGGGGCCGCCAGTGCAGGTCAATGGTACTGCTGAGGCCGGGGTTGAACCGGTCAAGGTTGCCCGGGCGGATTTTCAGGGCACGCGTCTGCTTGACCGGGTTCTGGCAGCAATCGCCCCCCAGCGCCAGCGCCGTGATGTGAACGACGATCAGGATGAGCCGCGGGCATCCCTGTGCCGGGCCCTGGCCGAAGGCTTGGAACGAGTGCTGAATAGGCTGTTCGAGCATTTTTACCAGCATGCTCCGCTGGGGCATTTGCAAGTGACGGTCGATGACGAACAGGCGCTGACCACCTTGCGGGGCTTTTTCCCCGGTTTGACCCGGGCGGTGGGCGCCGAGCTGCTGCGAACGGTGGATGTTCGCGAACGGGCGCGCTGGCAGGCCGGTCAGCAGCCTTCTCTGGCGCTTACCGAACGTGCGGTGGAAGTCTCGCGTCGGGTTCGATTGAGTCGCGCCTTCACCGATTTCGAACTGGTCTATCTAGGTAATGAAGATACTCAGGTGTTGGCCCTTCGCTTGCTTGAGCAGTGGCCGGGCTGGCCGGGACAGTTGCGCCTGGAGCTGCGTGATACCAGCATTCAGGGGCGTTTGATCGCCAGTATTGGTGAGGTCAGCGCGACCAATCATCGGTTGCTGGTGCGCTTTGACGAAGGCTGGCAGCTGTACGATGGCGGCGGTCTGCGCCTAGGCAGTTTCAGCAATGCCAATCACGCTTTCTTTGCCGCTTTGCACGCTGCATTGCCAGCCCTCAACACCAATGCTATAGACTCGCCCCCAGCGACATTCGAAGCCTTGCGTCGCGGGCTGCGTAACCTGGCAACCGCGGACCCCGAGCGTGCTCGCCAGCTGCTGAACATTGGCTCGCCGCCACGCTGGCTGAGTGCCGAACTGCCTGTCGTGGCCAGGCGTCGTGGCTATCCGCTCGACAGTCAGATCGGCGGGTTGTTTGCTTCGCGTACGCCGCAGCAACGCCTGGAGGCGATCTTCGTTGATGATACGCCTACGCAGATCGCCTTGCGGGTCCAGCGCCTGACGGGCAGCCAGAGCCAGCGCGAACAAGAGGTAACCGCACTTGAGCAGCAGTTCAGGGCCTTCAGCGACTCGCTCAACGCGTGGGTGAGGGGAACCCGGATGGAGGTGATCATGCAAGGGCATGGTAGCCACTATTTTGTGGCAGCTGAGCAGCGCCTGCGAGTCGCCCGCCTGCTTGATGCCGCATGGCGTTTTCAGGTTGTTGAAGACCGGGTTATCAGGCTCGATTCGGGTGGTATCGAATTGCGCTTGAGCGGCATGGCCCTGGACAGTTTGCCAGCGTTGAGCGGTCAACTGGCATCGGTGGAAGTGCTTGAGCTCAACCGGCTGGACATCGCCAGCATTCCGGACGACTTCCTGCGAGCCTTTCCCAACCTTCAGTTCCTGCGAATCGAAGGCACGCCGTTGCGCAGTGTGCCTGCTGTCTTTACTGAGTTGCGTTCGCTGGAGTTCCTGGCGCTCGTCTGCCCGACGCTGACCCCAGACGACTTGGAGCCTTTGCGCGGGGCACCAAGCTTGACCGCGTTGTACCTGAGTTTTTCGCCTGCGCAGACAACACGCTGGACGGCTCGGCACATGGCTGCCCTGGCGAGTATCGACAGTCTCAGGATGCTGTACATCTTTCACAGTCAAGCCAGTTTCGAAGCGGGTGCGTTCGCCGACCTGGGGCACTTGGAGGAGCTGGTGCTGAGTGGAAACCAGATCACCCTTGACGAAAACACCGCGGGGCTCTGGCAGGGGTTGACCCGGCTGCAACGTCTGGACCTTTCCGGTAATCCACTGGTAATGGCACCTCATCTGCAGGGCATGACGGGCTTGAGCACATTGATGCTGGACCGGACGCAGATTACCGGGTGGCCGGCAGGTCTGGAGAGCCTGGCAGCGATAACCCGGGCGTCGTTGCTGGATAACCGTATTGCTGGCGTTCCGGTAGGGGCAGGGCGAGTGACAGGGCTCAGGGTGTCGTTGTCGCTATTGCCGCCAGCCGAGCGCGCACAAGTCGAGACGGACATGATCGCAGTCGGCAACCCCGATCGCTTTGTCGAAACATCGCTCGACAACCCTGCAATCGATCTGTTCGAAGGGGGCTCGCCGATACAACGAGTCAACTGGGGAATTGTCCGTGAGGCCCCGACCGCCGGCATGGGCCAGTTGTTTGAATCACTGGTGCTTGTGAGTCAAACCGAGGCCGCAAGGCGCCATCGGGCGGAATTTTTGCAGCAGGTGCAACAGTTGTTTGATGCCATGTCCGAACAGCAGGCCTTCCTCCAGGCCATGTGTCGGGGCGTGTTGATCATGCTCAATGAGGGACGTGATAACCTGCACATTGCTGAACAACTGTTCCAGAACGCTCAGATGTATCGTGTTGTCCAGGGAGGAGGGGATGCCCGTGCGGTTCTGATCGCGCAAGCACGCTCGCGCGGGCGCTGGCATGCCTTGGCCCGTTACGTTGATGACCATGTACACGAGTGGCGGATGCCCGGCCGGGTCGTTGAAGTTACAGCGCTGCTGGCGGAGCTTGAATTCAGGCTGGCGCAAAGCCTGCCCATGAGTGCGCCGCTGCTCAGGCGCACGCCTCATGTCGCCCTTGCCTGGGTCGATGAGGCGATGGTGCAGGCAGCCGAGCAGGCCGTGTCACGAAGCGAGGCCCGTGATCTGGTTGACTGGCTGCTGGATGCGTCCTATTGGTTCGACTACTTGCGTGCAACCTATGCACCGCAGTTCGCGCAATTGCGCGCGCAGGGGCAGCAGGCTCGCGCCTACCTCAATGCGTTGGCCAATGCACGACCGTTGCCGCAGAATCTGTCCGATGAAGTGACTCGCTTGCTGGCCGGGGCCATGCAGGTTGAACCACTGGCGGTGACAATGCAGGCACACGATCCGGCGCGAATGCCTGACTGGCGGCGACGGCTGCACAGGCTGCTGGTGCAGTGGGAGGATGCGTTGGCCGAATCGTTGACCCGCGAGGCTATCGTACCGGCCCCCCCAGCCTGACCTTTTATCGAAGCAAAAAAAACCGAAGCCCAGGCTTCGGTTTTTTTATTCACGGCAATCAGATCAGGCCGGGAACAGCTCGCTCAGCTTCATCGACAGCATCATGTCGCCTTCAACGCGCAGCTTGCCGCCCATGAAGGCCTGCATACCGTCGGTTTCGCCGCTGACGATACCCTTGAGGGTCTCGCTGTCCAGCACCAGGGTGCAGTTGGCGTCGGCGTTTTCGCCTTCCTGGATTTCGCAGGTGCCATCCTTGACGATCAGGGCGTAGTGCTTGTCTTCGTCGGTGATATTGAAACCGAACACCAGGTCCAGGCCGGCGGCAGCGGCTGGGTTGAACTTGGCTTTCATCGCTTCGACGGCTTTTGCTACATCGCTCATGGTGTGTTCCTTATTAAGTGATTTGCGTGACGGGTGAGGTCACATCGAGCCGGGGTTCATCGGTAGGTGATGAGCTCCGGCGCCTTCAACAGCTGCACATGGGCCTGGCTGTTGAAGGAAGCCAGTGCCACTTCGCGGCCACGAAACTTCAGTTGGCTGAGCGAGGTGTTGATGATCTGCCAGTTCAGCTCGAAGGCCTGGCCGGCAGTGATACGGGTGACCCGGTGGAGCAGGGCGGCAATGGTACCGCCGGAGGTGAAAATGGCAATGTTGTCGCCGCTCTGGGCCTGCTGCAGCACGCGTTGCAGGCCGGCGTCGACGCGTTCGACGAAGCCGAGCCACGGCTCGACGCCTTCGCAGTCATGCTCGCCGCTGTGCCAGCGCTGGATCAGCAGGGCGAACAGGCGCTGGAACTCGCTGCGGTTCTGTGTGCCGTTGCGCAGGATGTGCAGGGCTTCGGGCTCTTCGGGCAACAACCCGGGGAGCAGGCCGCGGATCACCGCATCGGCGTCGAACTCGTTGAAGGCGTTGTCGGTTTCCAGCAGCGGTACCGGGCAACCGGCGTTGTGCAGGGCGGCCAGGGCCAGCTGCGCAGTGTGTTGCTGGCGGCGCAAGTCGCCGGCCAGGCAGCGGTCCAGGTGCAGGCCGAGCTGGGCCAGGTGCTCGCCGAGCGCTTCGCTCTGGCGGATGCCCACGGGCGAGAGGACGTCGTAATCGTCTGCGCCGAAGGAAGCCTGGCCATGTCGAATCAGGTAGATACTGCCCACGTCGTCTGCCTGCTGGAAGAATGAGCCGAGGTTAGGTTCCCGGCGGCAGGCTGTCAACGAAAAAACATACAAGCGTTTGAAAAGAGCGTTTGAACTGCGTTGCCGAAAATTTCCTACGCTGGTATGGGCCCGAACGCACCGGTATGCTTGACTATCGGTTCGCGCCGCATGGGCGCCGGCATGTTTAAGGAGTTACTGTGGAGTTTCTTGCAGAGTACGCAAGCTTTCTCGCCAAGACCGCGACCCTGGTGATCGCGATTCTGATAGTCCTCTCGGCTATCGCCGGGTTGCGTGGCAAGGGCCGGCGCAAGGCGGGCGGGCAGTTGCAGGTCAACAAGCTCAATGAGTTCTACAAGGACCTGCGCGAGCGCCTTGAAGGCGGTCTGCTGGAGAAGGCCCAGCTCAAGGCCCTGCGCAAGCAGCAGGCCAAGGTGCAAAAGCTGCAGAAGAAAAACCCCGAAGAAAAGAGCCGGGTGTTCGTCCTCGACTTCGACGGCGACATCAAGGCCTCGGCCACCGAGAGCCTGCGCCATGAAATCAGTGCGGTACTGAGCCTGGCCACCGCCCAGGACGAAGTGGTGCTGCGCCTGGAGAGCGGCGGTGGCATGGTTCACAGCTACGGCCTGGCCGCCTCGCAGCTGGCGCGCATCCGCCAGGCCGGTGTGCCCTTGACCATATGCATCGACAAAGTCGCCGCCAGCGGCGGTTACATGATGGCTTGCATTGGTGACAAGATCATCAGCGCCCCCTTTGCCATCCTCGGCTCCATTGGCGTGGTGGCGCAGTTGCCCAACGTCAACCGCCTGCTGAAAAAACACGACGTCGATTTCGAGGTGTTTACCGCCGGTGAGTACAAACGCACCGTCACCGTGTTCGGCGAGAACACTGAGAAAGGCCGGGAGAAGTTCCAGGAAGACCTGGACATCACTCACCAGCTGTTCAAGGACTTCGTCTCTCGCTATCGACCGCAGTTGCATATCGATGACGTCGCCACCGGTGAGGTCTGGCTGGGTGTGGCGGCGCTGAACAAGCAGCTGGTCGACACCTTGATGACCAGCGACGAGTACCTGCTGCAACGGGCCAGCGAGGCCAACCTGTTTCACCTGCACTATGCCGAGCGCAAGAGCCTGCAGGAGCGCGTGGGGTTGGCGGCCAGCGGTTCGATCGAGCATCTGGCGGTCAAACTCTGGAGTCGTCTCAGTGGGCGCGTGTGGTAATCGCAGCCTTGGATGCAAGCGGTGCGAGCATTAATTAAATAGCACCTTCATCAATGCCCAAGCAGGTCTCCTAGGCGCTCATGCCACTAGGAGACCTGACATGACCACTCCCTCTTCAGAACATTATCCTGGCCTGCACGGCCCCTTTATTTCGCAGCGTATGCCCGACTGGATCAGGCATGCCACGCCGGAAAACTTTGCTCAAATGCGTGCCCAGGTGCTGCCGGAGCAGCATGGCCGGCAGCAGAGCGACTGGTTCACCAACGCCAGCGAAACGGAAAAAACGCTACTGATCGATTACCAGAAGCGCAGCCGCGTTGTCGGCCAACGCCTGGCACGTGAGCTGAAGGACCTCAAGGGTATTACCGCGTTTTGCGAGCCCCTGCTCAAGGCTCGTCTGAAGGCTGACCTCGGTGTCGAGCCCGATATCGACCGTGATGAGTTTGTGCATATCGAGCGCGAATCAGCATTTCTTGGCTCAATGCTCAAGACCATTCCCCGCCGCCAGAGTCTGATGCAAGCCGCACTGCAGAACTTTGCCGCCGACAGTGAGTTTGAAGTGGGTACGGCGCTGGCTCCCAAGGATGCATTCTCCCTTGAACTCGTGCCGGGGAGTGAGCAGGGTTATCCGCGTTTCCGTTATCGCTACACGCAGACGCTCGCCACCGACCCCCAGGCGTTTGCCCGCTTGTGCCATGACCTGGATCTGGGGGGGCAGTATCAGCGGCACCTGACGGCGGTCTTCGAGCACCCGAGCAGCAGCGCCAGGCGCCGAGCCCTTGCCATCGACCTGAACAAGGAACTGCTGCGTGTTCGCCTGCAGAGCGCGTTCATGAAACAGGAGATCAGCGAGGAGGGCCGCAGGGTACTGCTTGAACTGCTGCAAGATGTTCGTGCGCCACGCTGGAACGGCAAACGGGTGCGCTGCAGCCAACTGAGCATGTTTGGGGCAGCCGTATCAGACGTGCTGGTGATTGGGCCGGAACGTGATGACACTCAGGTGCAGCCTGTCATTCTCTATCTGCCAGGCGCGCCGGACGCGCCGCTCAAGCAGTACGCGTCGGTGCGGGCGGCGCAAGACGACCTCAGGGCCAGGTTGCGTCAGCCTGCCTACCAGGCATTATTGCGCCGATACGTACCTCATTCATTACAGGAGCATGTGCTGACGCGGCTGCAAGACGCGCTGCATCACAATGTCAAAGGTGACAATGGTGTATACCAGCGACTCCCTGACCCCAATGCCAATCTGCACTTGCGTGAAACCTTCATTGATCAGGCGCTGTTTGGTTACCTGCAAGATCGCCATGTGCAGAAGATCAAAGATGACGCCCGCTCCCTGGCGGTGCCCAGCGCCGAGGTCGATAAACAAGCCTGGAAAAACCGCCTGGCGTACTGGGCGTCCATCGGTTTCAACCTGCTCAATGCCGCCGCGTTCTTTGTTCCATCACTCGGTGCCGTCATGGCTGTCGTAGCTGCCGCGCAACTGATCGAGGAGGTTGTCGAAGGCGCGCACGCTTGGGAGGCGGGGGATTTGGCGCAGGCTTGGGGACACTTTGAGACGGTCGGCCTGAACATTGCGGTGATCGCCGGACTCGGCCTCGCCGGCACTGCGCTCCGGCGGGGGGCTGCCAGTGAAGTGGTAGACGGCCTGGTCAAGGTCCGGCTGCCCAATGGCCAACAACGGCTGTGGCAGCCTGTGCTGACAGATTATGCCCAGGACGTCGAGCTCAGTGGGGTCGAGCCCAATGACAGCGGCCATTACCGGGTGGGCGAAAAGCGCTACATCCGCATCGACGACGGTACCTTCGAAGTCACCGAAACTCAGGCCGGGCAGTGGGCCATTCGCCATCCGCAGGATGCAGCGGCCTATCAACCCGAGCTCAGACACAATGGTCAGGGCGCCTGGCGGGTGGCGGGCGAGCAGCCGTCCAGCTGGAGTCGCCTGCAGTTGTTGCGGCGGGTGGGCCACACCACTGAGGGCTTGAACGATACAGAACTGCTGCAGGCGGCCGATAGCAGTGGCGTTAGCGACGATGAGCTGCGAGGTGTCCTGGCGACTCAGCAACCGCTGCCACCGCTGCTGGCCGACACCCTGCAACGTTTACGTCTGGACCGTCAGCTCCAGGCATGGATCGGTAACCTGCGCAGTGGCACGCCAGGGGGTGTCGGACGTGATATCGGTGCGGTACTGGTTACAGAAATGCCCGGTTGGCTGCAGCAGCCCGTCAAAGTGTTTCACGGCCCTGAATTATGGGGCGAGTCAACGGTCCATGGCCTGGACCGCTGGCCCAGCGCCGAGCCTTTCAAGGTGGTGGCGAGCGATCTCTACGCCAACAGGCTTCCCGAGGTCATATTGCGACAATTGGACAATCCGTCCATTGAACGCTTGCTGGGGGCTCAGGTGCAGCCGTCTGATCGGTTGCAGGCACTGCGCAACCTGTTGGCGAGTCGCGCAGAACAACGCCAGGAAGCAATTTTCGCCAGTATTTACGCCACGCCTGCCGAGTCGGTCGGTGCACAGGCGCGCCTGCTGCAGCGGGACTTCCCCTTGTTGCCCCTGAAATGCGCTGAAACGCTGGTCGATAACGCCAACACGGTTGAATTGCAGAGCTTGCAGGGCGCATCTGCCCGCATACCCCTGCGCCTGGCCGAAGAAGC carries:
- a CDS encoding histidine phosphatase family protein: MGSIYLIRHGQASFGADDYDVLSPVGIRQSEALGEHLAQLGLHLDRCLAGDLRRQQHTAQLALAALHNAGCPVPLLETDNAFNEFDADAVIRGLLPGLLPEEPEALHILRNGTQNRSEFQRLFALLIQRWHSGEHDCEGVEPWLGFVERVDAGLQRVLQQAQSGDNIAIFTSGGTIAALLHRVTRITAGQAFELNWQIINTSLSQLKFRGREVALASFNSQAHVQLLKAPELITYR
- a CDS encoding dermonecrotic toxin domain-containing protein yields the protein MDTSHPNIDFIKARIPIWMTYLSSAELGEVLPASATACEPQWLKSAPRQQRLDLENSQARSHASRHEAAKAFSALQSAYEFCKPQIENLLHSRGAQVDDILVGQFVERIAGFNVANCSLFEAAMKNFSSDELAGLAGDKTSILSKTDSKPAYPDRLPLSAVDFATACRELDLGKRYQQHLLEVLDEAPNQEQQRSKKKSALRDLMAVDANVARLKGDIDEQGYEMLTALLAQSANTPIRSPVMVRLAADHVFNNTWCTRLALYGVALTQVLILAPSVSGTASTVPCVVYLPGDPLHPLKQYASLHDFQQDLVTRLASRDFRQFLARFATIKERPSLLDLLVDAVSLQRSQNWQQVQVRREVFDVLYKENIQFIKDESRALVVSTEDSDDLQRGDLDSAYNTALAGSLFMPIMGVGFNVVLLSKWLSHFFHGADHWNVKVQETGQAFLRAVLLNARIADGEEEVPLTPDMARLVAVRLDDGREQLWLPDLLPYAQNVYWMNNLAPNNRNGIYDAEGRQWVRIDGAIYQVTKDTRLNKWRIVSPVHPNLFRPVLEHNEQGAWHHVMERPEQWERATLLRRLGYLTQRFSARERRLLGDISAVTNEELRTVYRDDQAIPGVLHETLIRLSVDRQIWAMLSRVREGQVLAQDYPHVAKVLVQLPNWPKGKELVLYDSVEFWGPPVQVNGTAEAGVEPVKVARADFQGTRLLDRVLAAIAPQRQRRDVNDDQDEPRASLCRALAEGLERVLNRLFEHFYQHAPLGHLQVTVDDEQALTTLRGFFPGLTRAVGAELLRTVDVRERARWQAGQQPSLALTERAVEVSRRVRLSRAFTDFELVYLGNEDTQVLALRLLEQWPGWPGQLRLELRDTSIQGRLIASIGEVSATNHRLLVRFDEGWQLYDGGGLRLGSFSNANHAFFAALHAALPALNTNAIDSPPATFEALRRGLRNLATADPERARQLLNIGSPPRWLSAELPVVARRRGYPLDSQIGGLFASRTPQQRLEAIFVDDTPTQIALRVQRLTGSQSQREQEVTALEQQFRAFSDSLNAWVRGTRMEVIMQGHGSHYFVAAEQRLRVARLLDAAWRFQVVEDRVIRLDSGGIELRLSGMALDSLPALSGQLASVEVLELNRLDIASIPDDFLRAFPNLQFLRIEGTPLRSVPAVFTELRSLEFLALVCPTLTPDDLEPLRGAPSLTALYLSFSPAQTTRWTARHMAALASIDSLRMLYIFHSQASFEAGAFADLGHLEELVLSGNQITLDENTAGLWQGLTRLQRLDLSGNPLVMAPHLQGMTGLSTLMLDRTQITGWPAGLESLAAITRASLLDNRIAGVPVGAGRVTGLRVSLSLLPPAERAQVETDMIAVGNPDRFVETSLDNPAIDLFEGGSPIQRVNWGIVREAPTAGMGQLFESLVLVSQTEAARRHRAEFLQQVQQLFDAMSEQQAFLQAMCRGVLIMLNEGRDNLHIAEQLFQNAQMYRVVQGGGDARAVLIAQARSRGRWHALARYVDDHVHEWRMPGRVVEVTALLAELEFRLAQSLPMSAPLLRRTPHVALAWVDEAMVQAAEQAVSRSEARDLVDWLLDASYWFDYLRATYAPQFAQLRAQGQQARAYLNALANARPLPQNLSDEVTRLLAGAMQVEPLAVTMQAHDPARMPDWRRRLHRLLVQWEDALAESLTREAIVPAPPA
- the sohB gene encoding protease SohB; this translates as MEFLAEYASFLAKTATLVIAILIVLSAIAGLRGKGRRKAGGQLQVNKLNEFYKDLRERLEGGLLEKAQLKALRKQQAKVQKLQKKNPEEKSRVFVLDFDGDIKASATESLRHEISAVLSLATAQDEVVLRLESGGGMVHSYGLAASQLARIRQAGVPLTICIDKVAASGGYMMACIGDKIISAPFAILGSIGVVAQLPNVNRLLKKHDVDFEVFTAGEYKRTVTVFGENTEKGREKFQEDLDITHQLFKDFVSRYRPQLHIDDVATGEVWLGVAALNKQLVDTLMTSDEYLLQRASEANLFHLHYAERKSLQERVGLAASGSIEHLAVKLWSRLSGRVW
- a CDS encoding NEL-type E3 ubiquitin ligase domain-containing protein, which produces MTTPSSEHYPGLHGPFISQRMPDWIRHATPENFAQMRAQVLPEQHGRQQSDWFTNASETEKTLLIDYQKRSRVVGQRLARELKDLKGITAFCEPLLKARLKADLGVEPDIDRDEFVHIERESAFLGSMLKTIPRRQSLMQAALQNFAADSEFEVGTALAPKDAFSLELVPGSEQGYPRFRYRYTQTLATDPQAFARLCHDLDLGGQYQRHLTAVFEHPSSSARRRALAIDLNKELLRVRLQSAFMKQEISEEGRRVLLELLQDVRAPRWNGKRVRCSQLSMFGAAVSDVLVIGPERDDTQVQPVILYLPGAPDAPLKQYASVRAAQDDLRARLRQPAYQALLRRYVPHSLQEHVLTRLQDALHHNVKGDNGVYQRLPDPNANLHLRETFIDQALFGYLQDRHVQKIKDDARSLAVPSAEVDKQAWKNRLAYWASIGFNLLNAAAFFVPSLGAVMAVVAAAQLIEEVVEGAHAWEAGDLAQAWGHFETVGLNIAVIAGLGLAGTALRRGAASEVVDGLVKVRLPNGQQRLWQPVLTDYAQDVELSGVEPNDSGHYRVGEKRYIRIDDGTFEVTETQAGQWAIRHPQDAAAYQPELRHNGQGAWRVAGEQPSSWSRLQLLRRVGHTTEGLNDTELLQAADSSGVSDDELRGVLATQQPLPPLLADTLQRLRLDRQLQAWIGNLRSGTPGGVGRDIGAVLVTEMPGWLQQPVKVFHGPELWGESTVHGLDRWPSAEPFKVVASDLYANRLPEVILRQLDNPSIERLLGAQVQPSDRLQALRNLLASRAEQRQEAIFASIYATPAESVGAQARLLQRDFPLLPLKCAETLVDNANTVELQSLQGASARIPLRLAEEARVYQRQVRLNRAIEGIFEPRRASLDSDRLMVLLLEKMPGWSGEVRVQVHEGSADGQLLAAVGKPTGTLKTLLHKDGRYSAYDAEGNELTVNDDMPGALLRALPDSERQALGLQIGQSTHLRSALAKLATADRLRASTLLGQQPVRPWLRTPMRLADGRIGYPLSGRGAVGGQFSSGLQSQVRSLYPILEPEEVEGFLEELGHSDAERIEALGRRRVEYQQLTDTLNQWVEQAQFTQVDNDHVAVVSPRVLRRVSEQIRKAWRRETPRVHAGDGRFIGFRLELNGLHLSQLPALTADFSHIGELRLSGMGLQSVPSDFLQAFPRLRWLDLSGNRLTGLGDAVGELQGLTKLHLQNNRLVMDQATGAVLARLTSLKALNLNDNPLGQPPAVGTMTQLLNLFLRNTGISTWPPGVFELERLDVLDLRDNRIASIPDSVLEPAEHTQRVDRINGITALHGNPLDADSLQRRTAYQQRTGVNLGLVPVLRGPHVALPAPAQASDIWLRGADAQKAAEVRAHWQALSELADSREFFRLLNDLQSTADFRQGYPALRDRVWRMLKAANDNTRLRQALFELVNHPETCADGVILVFSQLEIQVLVQEAYEAGTAVGAEYALIDLARGLSRLDEVERIALRDIAARRAANLRVDEVQVRLAYRIGLAERLEIPGQPQGMRFANMANVTTAQRDSAAAEVLAAETPEALRAAIASRDFWITFLKSRYGTRFEAVNKPYFARFEALEADKQSMQDQSYRTRLDTITQRREAEERRLIETLTTQIWNSIPNQVTRL
- a CDS encoding SCP2 sterol-binding domain-containing protein, which gives rise to MSDVAKAVEAMKAKFNPAAAAGLDLVFGFNITDEDKHYALIVKDGTCEIQEGENADANCTLVLDSETLKGIVSGETDGMQAFMGGKLRVEGDMMLSMKLSELFPA